The Lactuca sativa cultivar Salinas chromosome 2, Lsat_Salinas_v11, whole genome shotgun sequence genome includes a window with the following:
- the LOC128132077 gene encoding E3 ubiquitin-protein ligase SINA-like 10, translated as MNQEVDMVPLEVVDSDSDSNSDPQRLEAEDKGADGVPEVAGEAIPIVATDPDLLNCSICHYPLCTPIFLCDDGHTSCYTCLIRSENKCPSCSVPKGFKHCRGMEKLIASLRVECKNKKFGCQEILMNHKRAKHENICPHTLCFCPDSSCGLAASCKLLYNHFSRHHSAIQFVYNAVFNLRVETTQKHVILQERNEKVIFIVNHDVVGHGRVFNVDCVGPDTFKNGFVYRLTVKSMDACLSMECVPEVSTKWKEHTPDNNYLTIPSRITGFGLQVCIKKAQKESWSFKGNGF; from the exons ATGAACCAAGAGGTGGATATGGTTCCCTTGGAAGTGGTGGATTCCGATTCCGATTCAAATTCCGATCCTCAACGACTTGAGGCGGAAGACAAAGGGGCAGATGGTGTACCGGAGGTTGCAGGTGAAGCAATTCCGATTGTGGCCACCGATCCAGACTTGCTAAATTGCAGTATCTGTCATTATCCGTTGTGTACGCCGATCTTCCTG TGTGATGATGGGCATACATCATGCTATACTTGCCTAATCCGTTCAGAGAACAAGTGTCCTTCATGCAGCGTTCCAAAGGGCTTTAAGCATTGTCGAGGAATGGAAAAGCTGATAGCATCACTGCGAGTAGAGTGCAAGAACAAGAAGTTTGGATGCCAAGAGATATTGATGAACCACAAGAGAGCCAAGCATGAAAACATATGTCCGCATACATTATGTTTCTGTCCTGATTCCTCCTGCGGCTTGGCCGCTTCTTGCAAGCTCCTGTACAACCATTTCAGTCGCCATCACTCTGCTATTCAATTCGTCTACAATGCCGTCTTCAATCTTCGTGTTGAAACAACCCAGAAGCACGTCATTCTTCAGGAACGGAATGAAAAGGTTATCTTCATCGTCAACCATGATGTTGTAGGACATGGAAGAGTCTTCAATGTCGACTGCGTAGGACCAGACACATTTAAGAATGGTTTTGTGTATCGGCTGACTGTGAAATCCATGGACGCATGTTTATCGATGGAGTGTGTACCCGAAGTCTCCACAAAGTGGAAGGAACATACTCCTGATAACAACTATTTAACCATCCCATCTCGTATAACGGGATTCGGCCTGCAAGTGTGCATCAAGAAAGCTCAAAAAGAGTCATGGTCTTTTAAAGGAAACGGATTTTAG